The genomic segment ATGGACGACAAGTCAAAGGCGGATGTTATCGCGTTGATAGGACTCGTACGCTACGCAAAGTGCGTCTTGTACGGCGCCTCGACGCCGAGAAACAGCCGGATGCGGCGGCAGGCCACGGGCGAGGTGAATATCCCGGCGGATTTCAGGTGCCCGATCTCTCTGGATTTGATGAGGGATCCGGTGGTGGTGTCCACAGGGCAGACTTACGATAGGGCCTCGATATGCCAGTGGATCGAATCAGGACACGACACGTGTCCGAAGACAGGTCAGACCCTCACCCACACCCAGCTCATCCCCAATTTAGCTTTGAAGAATTTAATAGCGATGTGGTGCCGGGACCAGAGGATCCCGTTTGAGTCAACAGAGAATATCAACGCCACGCCTAACGGCGTCTTCCTCAACAAAACCGCGTTGGAGGCTGTTAAGATGACTGTTTCCTTTTTGGTCAACAACTTAACGGCGTCACAGACGACGGAGTCAATCAATCGCGTGGTTCACGAGTTGCGTgtattggccaagaccgactcgGATAGTCGGGCATGCATCGCCGAAGCTGGAGCCCTCCCTCTGCTGGTCTTGTTGTTGGGCTCGGAGCATCCTGACCTGCAAGTCAACGCCGTTACTACGATTCTGAACCTCTCTATACTGGAGGCGAACAAAACGAGGATCATGGAGACCGATGGACTCCTTAACGGTGTGATAGAGGTGTTGAGGTCTGGTGCCTCATGGGAGGCCAAGGGGAATGCGGCGGCAACTATTTTCAGCTTGACTGGCGTTCATGCGCATCGGAAGAAACTGGGGAAGAAGACAAGGGTTGTGAAGGCCCTGCTCGATTTGGCCAGATTGGGTCCGACTTCTCCTAAGAGGGATGCCATGATGGCTATCTTGAATTTGGCGGCAGATAGGGAGGCGGTTGGCAAGTTGATTGAGGGAGGAGTGGTGGATATAATGGGAGGAGAGCAGCCGGAGTCGCTGTTGGAAACGGCGGTGGCAGTGCTGGAGGTGGTGATGAAGAGGGGCGGATTGCTGGCAGTGGCCGCGGCTTACCGTGAAAACTTGGTGAAAAGGTTGACGACAGTGTTGAGAGAAGGGTCAGATAGAGCCAGAGAAAGTGCTGCGGCTACACTTGTGATTATTTGCAGGAGAGGGGGGTCAGAGATGGTGGCGGAGGTGGCGGCCATTTCGGGAATAGAGAGGGTTGTTTGGGAAATAATGGGGAGTGGAACGGGGCGAGGAAGAAGAAAGGCAGCTACGTTGTTGAGGGTTCTACGGCGGTGGGCGTCTGGACTGGTCGGAGAGCAACTCAACAATCAACAGCACTCTACAATTGTGGATACGAATTTAACAAGGATAGTGGTTCCAGCATAAAATTTCACTGTACTTTTccgtttttgttttaaaaaaaaaatagttttagATTGAAACAttcattatttctttaaatttcatttaccaaatgaaattatttattgaatttGTGATTAATATTGTTTTGAATCCAGCAGTGTAAACCAACTTCGAGTTGCTATCATGATGTAATCAGATAATCAAAAGTAGCTTCTTTGCCCGTAAAGGCTCCTCCTTTGAAATTGCATTAGTACAACAAAACAAACCCGAATAAAAGGAGAAATGCCACAGTTCAGATTCTCATCAGAGAACGAAATGGGGACTCTTCgctaattaatatttttggagTTTTCTTATGTTTCTATTTTAGATGCTATTGGTTGGGCATGAGTATTTTATATTTTGTGATATGGAGGGCAAGAAATTCTAAACAACATGGATCAAGTTCTACAGTGGAGTATTGATCGGATATAGAAAAAAATATCCCTAAAATTTTCAAGTCATGAGAATCTGAAAGTCCGGCCAGCTCGGAATTGCTCAAGTGTGTATATATATCAAGAAGTTAGGAAATCACTAGTGAGACCAATGATAATTCCGTGGTGCATAATTCGATGGACTACTCGAACAAGAAGAGAAGACAAATTGTGCAAAAAGAATTTCGCATAATTATTTAACAAGACCACCTTAAAAGATTATAATTCCCCACAAAGATCTCTCGGCCGTTTGACAAGGAGGATGCCCTAATATTCTCATTTTTGGAATAGATATTGGGTTTCAATCTCATTTATGTGGGTTGCATGTCTACTTATTAGTAGTTGGTTGTAATTAGTtatttgatggcatttttgaATAATTTGTGATGAATGGTACTCTATTAATCGATTGGTACGTATACAAATATCGAACATGGTACTCTATTACCAATGTCTGTATCTTTTCGAATTCTCTTTGGATGGTTCAAACATTAACTCTCCATGTCAAGAATCTTGGATCCTGATGACCTTTTAGTCTTGGATTTCGGATCGCTTTTCGACTCCACAAATTTCCTTTCCTTAAAACACATGAGAAGGTCGGCAAATGGAGATAATCACTTCATGATATCCGCATACAATATTTGTCTTATCATGTGGTAAAATAACCTCCTTTCGAGTTCTCTGAACTAAACATAAGGATGGTTTCTTAATTTGATTAGATTGGTTACAATCATCGAGGTATTTAAAAAACATTTCAAATCTCCAGAAGCTTAAGAATATTCACTTAGTGAAAAAGAGAGAAATGACGAGAAGAATAGAGTGAACTGGGAATAATACGGCCATGTACacaattattaattatatagaGCTATGTTTGTCTTACTAAAAACCCAATTTGCATTTGTTTTATATTAGTCAGTTggttataattatttaagttcaGTTTGGACAAGTTTTTtataaaagttttttttaaaaaaaattataaaatatatttgtttggacgactattttataaaaaagtatttttataGTTAAAAATAATTGCAAGTTGTTTGGATATCTATTATATAAAAACCTTTTAATTGTAATTTTTCTTCTTGTTTGTGGATTGGGATTgggagttttttttttctttttctttataCTTTCTATTTGTTCGtgattgattttcttttctttttcttttttcatttaattcacaattaaatgtaaaaaaatttaaacataggGATTCTCATTTAAAATGTTGAAAACAAAAaaacttaatttaaaataattttgttacAACTATCTATAAAATCAATATGAAAACTTTATGATTCACATATATAAACACCTTGTGGTGATGATTGAATTTATATGCTGACAGTAACCCCTCAATCTCGTTGTACTAAAAAGTTATatagcgagtctcatgtgagaacgtctcacagatcataatctgtgagaccgtctcacggatcataaactctactcatattcacaataaaaagtaatattcttagcataaaaagtaatattttttcattgatgacccaaataagagatccgtctcacaaatacgacctgtgagactgtctcacacaagtttttgccaaagttATATCAACACACAAGGCTTTTATAAGATTTCTTTAGAAAAAAGTCGAAGGTTTAAATCTAATTTAGGAAGCATGCATGAGACAAAAACCTATTCATCCTTTCCAAAATCTCGTTGAAGATTTACATCTAATCTAGGTAGTATGAGACACAAATGCAAACTTATTCATCCTTTCGAGAATCCCGCTCGCTTTCCTCTTCGCCCTTGAAGTTCCTGTTTGTGAAACCTAAGTGAAAATTTCACATGCAGTGGCCAACCACCTAATTTCCCTCAACTTTCTCATGGACAGCGATCCTACCCTGCAAATTGATCAGTGCATGGATTGGCATGCTGCACGATGTTGTACGAGGGTCTTCGATGAGATTGCCCTGCAAAAAAGGTATTAAGATAAGGCGATCCTAAGAAAAACTGTCGTAGAAACAAATGAAATTGTGTAAAGGGAGTTAATCAAACCTTATGG from the Primulina eburnea isolate SZY01 chromosome 3, ASM2296580v1, whole genome shotgun sequence genome contains:
- the LOC140826261 gene encoding U-box domain-containing protein 16 gives rise to the protein MAVSQDNFPARKRRPSAGAFVSPGYSDQKLLRSLFLLSQEVSSLQPLKVLLNTSSASVIRKSRLISVVFEDLVSTQVNILSPSAALCFEELYIVLQRMKILVEDCSSCSKMWLLTQIHSISISFHQLIAEFSTLLDIFPSKEMKLNEDVQELLDLIIKQCSDQTADCVDCGAEDLRAEVLNMLENIKKEIVPDYRNLSEIFKALDLNDSTSCSNEIENLEDEVQNQMDDKSKADVIALIGLVRYAKCVLYGASTPRNSRMRRQATGEVNIPADFRCPISLDLMRDPVVVSTGQTYDRASICQWIESGHDTCPKTGQTLTHTQLIPNLALKNLIAMWCRDQRIPFESTENINATPNGVFLNKTALEAVKMTVSFLVNNLTASQTTESINRVVHELRVLAKTDSDSRACIAEAGALPLLVLLLGSEHPDLQVNAVTTILNLSILEANKTRIMETDGLLNGVIEVLRSGASWEAKGNAAATIFSLTGVHAHRKKLGKKTRVVKALLDLARLGPTSPKRDAMMAILNLAADREAVGKLIEGGVVDIMGGEQPESLLETAVAVLEVVMKRGGLLAVAAAYRENLVKRLTTVLREGSDRARESAAATLVIICRRGGSEMVAEVAAISGIERVVWEIMGSGTGRGRRKAATLLRVLRRWASGLVGEQLNNQQHSTIVDTNLTRIVVPA